In the Kribbella sp. NBC_00482 genome, one interval contains:
- a CDS encoding LysM peptidoglycan-binding domain-containing protein, translating into MRNVVRILTGLAVPVLTAAVITAGSPGFGAYKVKEGDTLGHIAGRYGTTVSTLVALNKLGGNGNAIYAGEVLKVPGKGSSTTTTTKTRSKLGRVTYVVKPGDTVSGIAKRFKCSQANLLAANGLKAGDRIYAGKPLQVPVKVRQKARTDNTFAGRTYADHIVAAANRNRATLKKRKLPTRTQMRSLIVSTAKRYGVDPELALAVGWQESGWKQRVVSPANAIGAMQVIPSTGRFASRLVGRELDLLKPRDNVTAGVVLLSRLTGAAKLDIAVAGYYQGLGGVKKNGMYADTKVYVKNVLRIKAQLERGWDPLR; encoded by the coding sequence ATGCGCAACGTCGTACGGATATTGACTGGCCTGGCCGTACCGGTGCTGACCGCGGCGGTGATCACCGCCGGTTCGCCCGGCTTCGGCGCGTACAAGGTCAAGGAGGGCGACACCCTCGGCCACATCGCCGGCCGCTACGGCACGACGGTCTCGACGCTGGTCGCGCTGAACAAGCTCGGCGGCAACGGCAACGCGATCTACGCCGGCGAGGTCCTCAAGGTCCCCGGCAAGGGGTCGTCGACCACCACGACGACCAAGACGCGCTCGAAGCTCGGCCGGGTGACGTACGTCGTGAAGCCCGGCGACACCGTCTCCGGGATCGCGAAGCGCTTCAAGTGCTCCCAGGCCAACCTGCTCGCCGCGAACGGGCTGAAGGCCGGCGACCGCATCTACGCCGGCAAGCCGCTGCAGGTGCCGGTGAAGGTGCGCCAGAAGGCCCGGACCGACAACACGTTCGCGGGGCGCACGTACGCCGACCACATCGTCGCCGCGGCCAACCGCAACCGGGCCACCCTGAAGAAGCGCAAGCTGCCGACCCGCACCCAGATGCGCTCACTGATCGTAAGCACCGCGAAACGGTACGGCGTCGATCCGGAGCTCGCGCTCGCGGTCGGCTGGCAGGAGTCCGGGTGGAAGCAGCGGGTCGTCTCCCCGGCGAACGCGATCGGCGCGATGCAGGTGATCCCGTCGACCGGCCGGTTCGCCTCCCGGCTCGTCGGCCGTGAGCTGGACCTGCTGAAGCCACGCGACAACGTCACCGCCGGTGTCGTCCTGCTGAGCCGCCTCACCGGCGCCGCCAAGCTCGACATCGCGGTGGCCGGCTACTACCAGGGTCTGGGCGGCGTGAAGAAGAACGGCATGTACGCCGACACGAAGGTCTACGTGAAGAACGTCCTCCGGATCAAGGCTCAGCTCGAACGCGGGTGGGACCCCCTGCGGTGA